The Desmodus rotundus isolate HL8 chromosome 2, HLdesRot8A.1, whole genome shotgun sequence region CTGTGTTCTAGTCACTATAGCAAATTGTTTGTGAAAATTATCATCTCTATCAGGAGCTCTTCTGAACtctgttcactattttttttaacaggaaTTACTTTCTCAAGAGAAAAAAGTCTAAGAAACTACAAAGAAGACGGGAAAAAATCTAGGAAACTACAAAGAATAGGAGAATCTAATTGTGACACTTTTTTTCAACCATATCTACAACTCAATTTTGAGACACTTTGTAAATATTTGGGAATTACCAGAGAGTTGACAAGATAGAAGTTACAAACTATCAAAGACTTTGTTTAAAGTATCCATTGCCCATGGAATCCAGCTAAAAGACTCTTATCAGTTACTAAACTATCTCTACAAACCAATTGCTTTCAAAAATACCTCTACCACTATCATAGAATGGTGCCACTAGCATATTATTATCAACGTGTTGCACCTTTAGAACACTCTTACCAACTGGGCACAGCCGACTCATTAACCCATCAGCACACAGGTAAAAATCTAAATCAACCCAATACTCAGTCTTTGGTCAGAATACAACCTGATAGCAATCACGTTTCAACACCTCCACCAAGCTCCAACCAGAAGGTTCAGAGAGTCTCTGCCAACTCTCAGGCTACAATTTCACAGGGCTTCCATAACAGGGTTTTGAAATCACTATTATCCCAGTCCAAATGTCAGTCTCTTCCTTCACTAGACCTCCACCAGAGAACTTCATCGCAGCCTAATTGGAGCTTTCTGAGCTCACCTTTGTCCCACACCAAACCTCAAACAACATCTTCACTTGACCTCAATAAATCGTCATCATCACTGGAGTCCGATCAAATAGATTTGAGCTTACAATTATCCCTCCCCAAATCTCAGAATACAATTTCCTTAGACCTTTGCTGTAAATCACCTTCACTGAAGCCTAATCAAAATGTCTTAAGCTCTTCATTAATCCCCTTCAAACATGAAGAAACACCTTCCCTAGACATTCACTGGACATCTTCATCTTTGGGACCTAATCAAAGAGCCCTTAGCTCAACTTTACTTCAGTCCAAGCCTGAGAAATTACCTTCATTGGACAGCCTTTGGACATCTTTGTTAGAAAACAATCAAAGATCTTTGAGCTCACCGTCACTCACCTCTACACCTCAAACAAATTACTTGCTTCAGAAATCACCTTTGTTGCAGCCCAGTCAAATGGCTTTTAGATCACCGTTACCTGACCCCAGACCTCAGACACCACCTGTATTGGGCCCTAATCCTTATGTTCTGAGTTTACCATCATCTAACTCAAGACCAACGAAATCACCTTTATCATATTCTGTCCACCAGACTCAGAGTTTGCCATTGTTCAAGCCCAAATCCCAAAAAGTTACATTGGATCATACTTCTAGTACTCTGAGCTCACCAGTTTGTGACTCCAAGTTTCAAAACACCTCTTCactaaatgaaaaacacaaagtcACAGGGCCATTTGGTTTGGTTTCACCCCATCTCAAACCAAATGTCTCAGGTCAATCATTGTCAAGTTCCAAAAACATAGCTGCTACAACACGGGGATCCAGAATCCAGAGCAAAAGCAGTTTTGATCTTTCTGCAAAGGCATATTCAAATAAAGAAATTCCATGGACTTTAGATTATATTTATCCTTGTATTGTTAAAGGTGGAACTGTCCCTGAtgatattgtaaataaaattatcaatTCTCTCTCCAAGACCAGAATCCACAGGGATCTCTGTAGGCAAATTCTGTTTCGAAGAATGAGAGGAAAGCCAAATCCTCATCCTGGTCCCCGCCTTTCATCACGTTATGTGGTTTGCTTAGCTTGTGCTTCCTGCATAAAAACTCAGTGTAAGCATCTCACGGGAAAAAAAGATCCTCGCAGTGCAATACTGTCTGTCATACCAACACCTGAGCCCAATTCTGAGGGAGAAGTAGAGATGaaattagtttttattctttccctacCAGAGACTTCTTTCTCATCTTGTCTTCCATTCCCTGTGAAAGAAAATCAACCTGATGAAGCTCCTGAAGAGAGTCTTGAAGGAATGAAGAAGATATCACAGTTTCCTCCTTTTGAACTTGATAACACCCATGGGCTTAATATGAGGAAAACATTGCTGACAGCAGCCCCTGGAAACAAAGGTGTAAGCCAACAGACCCAGACCATTGACTGGCTGCTTTATGTTAAGGAAAGTAATTCTCAACTCCAGACTGGGCTTCCATCCTCTCCCTCTTCCATAtcttgctcctcttcctcctcttcctcttcttcctcttcttcctcttccattgctccctcctcaccctctcctTACAAAGAGTCTACCACATCCAACCTCTCAGGTTGTGTGTTCACCAAGTTAGTTAGTTACCACCGGTTGCCCCCGGGGATCTCCTGGCTTGAGTTTATATGTAGCAAAAACTATCAGTTACTTTCTGGAAAAACACACCAAAGTCAATCTCCACCTCCCCAAACAAATCCTGTGAGGAAAAGCACCATAGTGAAAGGGCCCAAGGGGCCAAATATACTTTTCAAATTCTTCCAAAGTAAATGAGAGACTTCCTGATTAAAttacctttttgtttctttgaaagcAATTGATTTCTTAGTTCTTTGAGACTGAAATTTGATTTCCTATCATACTTATTAAAATTCTTAGTAATGACTGAATGGGACTCTGGATTTAGCTGATGATGCACCTAGTGAAGGGGAACTATTACTCTGAGGTCTATTTCTTAGTTAACTAATGAACTATGATTCCTAGAAACCAAAAccaaatcttttgtttttactgAATGCCTGGCTTAGAATAGCCATTATATAATTATTGTTAAATTAATCATAATTAGACATAGACCAGAGATACCTTATTCGTCTTGTCAAGAATAGTATTCAGCTCATTGTTATTCTCTTTGCTCATAAGATGTGATAATGACAGTATCCTTCAGCCATATATACTAACCTGTTTCCATATCTCTAAAGAAACTTCACATCATGTTTAACAGTTAAGAATAAATAGAGATAATCTTTTCAGTTATGTGTTTCTAGGGAAAATTTTTCTGTGCTGGGATTCTTCTCTGCTCTGAAATCCAACGAATTATTTAACCTTAACAAATCTCAGGAAGAATAACTAACTCGTACAGATAATCCTACCTCACTCTGACTGtgacaatattaaaataatgggCTCTAAAGTCATCTGTTTATCACCTTCAAAGagggtaataaaaatgtttaaaaaatgtctttgttcCACTGGATCTGCTGGTAATGGAAGAGAAGGGAGTTGTCTTACCTACTCCCCTTAAGTAAGTATCTCTACCTCCATATTATCTCTTTTATACAATGATGACTCATAATTCTGCCTCTACACACCACATCTTTCTGTTCACCAAACTACACTGTGGTCATTTCCAATTACACAGGCATCTCAAACTCACCATGGCCAAACCCAACTTTATCATCTTCACATTTACAATTTATATCTTTACATTTACAGTCCTTTGCCCCTATGTTCTCAAATTCAGTTTAGGTACCATTATCCATCATAATGTTTGACCGGTTTTCTCATTGCCTGCTCCTATTCAAGTTCATGAGCTCATGAGATAATAAGGCCATAGGGCCTTATTATCTGTAAAATTcagccttcccccccccccaaccccattgTTACTCTCCTAGTTGTGGTCACATCTATTTGTCACCTGTATTAATGCAATAACTCTTAAACATGCACTTTAACTTTTGAATGCATATCTGAGACACAAATTTGATAATGTCACTCCACTGCTTATAATCCTTTTATCATTACACACTGTTTTCTGGGGGGAAGTCTAAATTCCTTTTATGATTAACTATTATTGCCTCTCAAAACTGATTTCTTATTCTCTAGTCTGTTACTGGATGCTTCAGCCACACTCAATTCTTCACCATGTATAAAATGTGACAAGGCCTTTCTTACATTGTACTTTCAAATTAATAATTCTATTGTTCAAAAAGATCTTctcatctttacatttttataccaCAAAGctctatttttgtctttcttgactCTTCTTGGAAATCCTGTTCTGGGCCACTTACAGACGGATTGGTTGGCCTTCCCTAGTACCATGAAACTCCGTGTTCACTCTTTGCACTCCTCTTACCTGCATTATGAAGCAATCATTCATTGTCGATCTTTATTCACCAGGCTGAAAACCCCTGTTCACTATTTCTGTTGTTCTTAAAACCTAGTCTTTGGAGTAAAGTAATactctaaaaatacatttgttgGTATTAAGTTAATACTATTGAAGctagtcatctttttttttctcatcaaaggacatttttttattgctttgagagacagaaagggtgggggagagagaaaaagagagagagggaggagacaagaggagagagaagagagagaaagaaacatctacgtgagagagaaatactgatttgttgttttCTCATATATGCCCCAACTAGTGATCACACtgaaaacctaggcatgtgccctgaccaggaattgaactggtgaccttctgtttTGTGAGACAACAGGCAACCAACTGTGCTATGCCTGGTCAAGGCCAacattcttacatttttttaaaagcaaacatattGTATTAGATTCTCTCAGATATTATGTAGGATACTAAAATTATATGAACAACTATTATAAAGATAGAATTGTGGGTATATCAAAtggttgaaaaggaaaaacaaaaataagacttGTCCAATTAGAAAGTAGTATGAGCAGAAGTTtttgaagttgtttttaaaaggattaatgagaaaacaaaatagaaggaTTAATCTAAATTCAAACATACCAGTCATTGAGAAACAATACATGAAATAAACTTGCATATTATAAATACATTCAAAATAGAATTTAACAATCTAGATAAATGTTGCTTTCCAGTAATCT contains the following coding sequences:
- the CSNK2A2IP gene encoding casein kinase II subunit alpha'-interacting protein — its product is MVPLAYYYQRVAPLEHSYQLGTADSLTHQHTGKNLNQPNTQSLVRIQPDSNHVSTPPPSSNQKVQRVSANSQATISQGFHNRVLKSLLSQSKCQSLPSLDLHQRTSSQPNWSFLSSPLSHTKPQTTSSLDLNKSSSSLESDQIDLSLQLSLPKSQNTISLDLCCKSPSLKPNQNVLSSSLIPFKHEETPSLDIHWTSSSLGPNQRALSSTLLQSKPEKLPSLDSLWTSLLENNQRSLSSPSLTSTPQTNYLLQKSPLLQPSQMAFRSPLPDPRPQTPPVLGPNPYVLSLPSSNSRPTKSPLSYSVHQTQSLPLFKPKSQKVTLDHTSSTLSSPVCDSKFQNTSSLNEKHKVTGPFGLVSPHLKPNVSGQSLSSSKNIAATTRGSRIQSKSSFDLSAKAYSNKEIPWTLDYIYPCIVKGGTVPDDIVNKIINSLSKTRIHRDLCRQILFRRMRGKPNPHPGPRLSSRYVVCLACASCIKTQCKHLTGKKDPRSAILSVIPTPEPNSEGEVEMKLVFILSLPETSFSSCLPFPVKENQPDEAPEESLEGMKKISQFPPFELDNTHGLNMRKTLLTAAPGNKGVSQQTQTIDWLLYVKESNSQLQTGLPSSPSSISCSSSSSSSSSSSSSSIAPSSPSPYKESTTSNLSGCVFTKLVSYHRLPPGISWLEFICSKNYQLLSGKTHQSQSPPPQTNPVRKSTIVKGPKGPNILFKFFQSK